Sequence from the Nocardiopsis sp. YSL2 genome:
CGAAGGGAGAGCGCGGGTGTCGGAGGAGAGGGCGGGGACCGGGGCCGGACGGGGCGTCGTGGTGCTGACGGGCGCCGGATCGGGTCTGGGGAGGGCCACCGCCGCGCGGCTGCTCGACGACGGGTACGCGGTGGTGCTGGCGGGCCGCCGGCGATCCGCTCTGGAGGAGACCGCCGACGGCCGACCGCGTGCCGTGGTGGTGGAGGCCGACGTGACCTCGTCCGACTCCGTGCGGGCGCTGTTCGCGCTGGTTCGGGAGCGGTTCGGCCGGGTCGACGTGCTGGTGAACAACGCCGGTGTGTTCGGCCCGAGCGCCGCCGTCGACGCGGTCTCCGACGAGGACTGGCAGAGCGTCCTGGCCACCAACGTCACGGGGTCGATGTACTGCGCGCGAGAGGCGGCCCGCCTGATGAAGGAGCAGGACCCCCGCGGCGGCCGGATCATCAACAACGGGTCGGTCTCGGCGCACGTGCCGCGTCCCTCCAGCGTCGCCTACACCGTGAGCAAGCACGCCGTCTCCGGGCTCACCGCGTCCATGAACCTCGACCTGCGGGGCCACGGGATCGCCTGCACGCAGATCGACGTGGGCAACGCGTCGACGGCGATGGTGGCGGGGTTCGGGGCCGGTGCCGTCCAGCCCGACGGATCGGTGCGCGCCGAACCCGTGATCGACCCCGCGCACGTGGCGTCGACGATCGCGCACGTCGTCTCGCTGCCGCCGGACGTCTCCGTGCCGCAGGTGACGGTGATGGCGCGGGAGATGCCCTACGCCGGACGGGGGTAGTGCGGGACGGGCGGCGACCCCGCTCCGTGACCAGGGTCACGCTCTGTTGTTACCGGCCCGTCACAGAGTGAAGGACCCCCGCAACGTCGGCTTGGCACTGTCGTGGGCATGGACGCTTCCGAAGGCAGTCACGGAACCGACGACCACACGCGCCCCGGCTTCCTCGGCCGCGAGGCGCTGGACCTGGGAATCCTCCTGCTCGCGGCCGGGGCCGCGCACGTCGTGGTGCTCTCCCTCGGCCACAGCGACGGCGGGGTCCGCGCACTGATCGCCGTGGGCGTGCTCCTGCTCGCGGTGTCCGGACTCCACCGCTGGCACCGCCAGCGGGCCGCGCACGCGGTCCGGCGGCGGGCCCGTCGCGGAGGGCGGCCGACCGGGACCAGCCCGTCCGCGCCCCCGGCGGCCTCCGTCGGCGCCCTCCCCGCGCCCCTCCACGACCACGCCGACGACCGGCTGTGGAGCGTCCGGGTGACCGTCGCCGACGTCCCCGGCGGCCTCGCCGCGCTCACCTCCCGGTTCGCCGGGCTCGGGGTCGACATCCGGCTCATGCAGGTCCACCCCGGCGGGCCCGAGGCGATAGACGAGTTCTTCGTCAACGCCCCCGCCCGGGTGGCGGAGGGCGACCTGTACGACGCCGTGCAGGGGGCGGGGGTCCGCGACGTGATCGTGC
This genomic interval carries:
- a CDS encoding ACT domain-containing protein, whose product is MDASEGSHGTDDHTRPGFLGREALDLGILLLAAGAAHVVVLSLGHSDGGVRALIAVGVLLLAVSGLHRWHRQRAAHAVRRRARRGGRPTGTSPSAPPAASVGALPAPLHDHADDRLWSVRVTVADVPGGLAALTSRFAGLGVDIRLMQVHPGGPEAIDEFFVNAPARVAEGDLYDAVQGAGVRDVIVRPADVHELSDTTSRTLALVSALITGATTLERSLVALSAAQEVQRVARPPEGMGREDLSGTAMTLPAPDGGVLVVRRQGDTGSSPGDGGRQVAVPFTALEFARCRALVHVALSLHTDARR
- a CDS encoding SDR family oxidoreductase — protein: MDEGRARVSEERAGTGAGRGVVVLTGAGSGLGRATAARLLDDGYAVVLAGRRRSALEETADGRPRAVVVEADVTSSDSVRALFALVRERFGRVDVLVNNAGVFGPSAAVDAVSDEDWQSVLATNVTGSMYCAREAARLMKEQDPRGGRIINNGSVSAHVPRPSSVAYTVSKHAVSGLTASMNLDLRGHGIACTQIDVGNASTAMVAGFGAGAVQPDGSVRAEPVIDPAHVASTIAHVVSLPPDVSVPQVTVMAREMPYAGRG